In the Colletotrichum higginsianum IMI 349063 chromosome 7 map unlocalized unitig_7, whole genome shotgun sequence genome, one interval contains:
- a CDS encoding Urea carboxylase: protein MGSTIQSTFPLTVKEWRETQEAGDGLARLLSLRESEARLKSNAWITLATPSQIEEQWAHAESLRSSGASLPLFGVPFAAKDNIDVASFPTTAACPSFATGPVDKDAAVIARLKTAGAIVLGKTNLDQFATGLVGTRSPYGPVSNSFDPARVSGGSSSGSSVVVARGVVPFSLGTDTAGSGRVPAGLNNLVGLKPTRGALSTTRVLPACRSLDCVSIFTLTVDDAETVLAAAEGFDPEDSFSRARPDTPSTVKGHRMAVCDNPPWFGKTEQAAAYAKALEKAATLGWTLEPVDFSPLFQLASLLYEGPWVAERYAAIKDFIEARESEMDPTVREIILKAKGFNAADLFASEYLRQDLTRQIQDRFGDFDAILVPTAPTFPTIEDLAREPIKENAYLGTYTNFVNFMDWTALSIPAGFRSDGLPFGITLISSTWDEPKLLSMAREWLSTGPRLLGATRIERLEARSSDAIAAGEPKTTRLVVVGAHLTGFPLNKDLTSRGATLEIATTTSPNYRFYSLNTGGTVKKPGLKRVPSGGSAIQVEVWSLPTTQLGSFLKTVPSPLGIGSVELADGSWALGFICEPYGLDGATDITSFGGWRAFVKSLIPDVPPVGTTSKVSGIRSVLIANRGEIAVRIIRTLHSLGLKAITIHSSADARSPHVRNADVSLPLEGTSVSETYLNGVQIIALAKKAGADAIIPGYGFLAENADFASAVEAEGLIWVGPTAEQMRQLGLKHLARDVAIRAGVPVVPGSKHLLKSAEEALDEAERIQYPVMLKSTAGGGGIGLKRCDDAASLVEAFESVQRLAQANFGDAGVFVEHFIEHARHIEVQIIGDGCGRVTSAGERDCSLQRRNQKVIEESPAIFVPPDVRRRMRKAAIDLGSAVKYRNVGTIEFIYDVDTSEFFFLEVNTRLQVEHPVTESVTGLDLVECMIRVASGNSRHIFVDKPDGFEVKGSSIEVRVYAESPLQNFRPSPGRLLDVSFPEGVRVDTWVEAGMEMSSSYDPLVAKIIATGEDRTAAIAKLADALQKTVITGVETNLEYARHIVASEMFRSGTFITTSLNSFAFDSSIVEVVDPGTLTAVQDFPGRKGLWHVGVPPSGPFDDYSFRLANRLVGNDSRAAGLECTIHGPSLLFHYDAVVAVTGAFAEVKIDNKPAQPNTPLTIQRGQKISIGAATSGYRSYLAVRGGIDVPEIFNSRSTFALGKVGGHNGRNLRSGDLLPVGSMVSTAPSADSGPAIPLPSDPANAHWSIGVVPGQHSAPEHFTEEGFSTLFVDEWTVHYNSNRIGIRLDGPKPQWARETGGEAGLHPSNIHDSPYSVGSVSFTGDEAVILTCDGPSLGGFVVFCVVASAEMWKLGQLRPGDKVKLQPITVDDALFLESALEKSIAELTPLAVDVAPLANSPTTPDSNPFLGDIGSAGRRISVRQAGDNAMLLEFGTEDVFSLRQSFQIFSFIARHKTHPIPDVLELSPGVRTLHVQYTPKTPPATVLSALRAHETSLGEAIPSSISSRTIHLPLAFDDSVSRAAVARYVATIRATAPWLPSNVDFLQRLNALDSPADVERIFLDATFLVLGLGDVFLGSPCAVPLDPRHRLFGTKYNPSRSFTPRGAVGIGGQYMCIYGMDSPGGYQLVGRTVPIWDDVTASAVASRGESKPWLFRLFDRISFYPVSEMDLDAAIDQGRMTDLVKIEEGSLDLEAYEAWLAANKADIDATRGLRAGAIRSAPFMEELLQPYNPPEAERRGGAFGEAEDSTPGERIKAQMPGRCWKCEVKAGDEVDVGDALVWIESNKMEIKIGSPIKGKVVKMLVVEGDIVGPYDDLLIVETQ from the exons ATGG GCTCCACCATTCAGAGTACGTTCCCACTCACGGTCAAAGAATGGAGAGAGACACAGGAAGCCGGGGACGGTCTTGCCCGACTCTTGTCACTTCGTGAATCCGAAGCCAGATTGAAGTCGAACGCCTGGATTACCCTGGCCACCCCATCCCAGATCGAGGAGCAATGGGCTCATGCAGAGTCCCTTCGTTCATCCGGTGCCTCTCTGCCACTCTTCGGCGTCCCCTTCGCGGCCAAAGACAACATCGACGTCGCCAGCTTCCCCACAACAGCCGCCTGCCCCAGCTTCGCAACTGGTCCTGTGGACAaggatgccgccgtcatcgcccgCCTTAAGACTGCTGGCGCCATCGTACTCGGCAAGACCAATCTCGATCAGTTCGCCACCGGACTCGTGGGGACTAGATCTCCGTATGGTCCTGTGAGCAATTCTTTTGACCCTGCGAGGGTCAGTGGTGGTTCGAGTTCCGGGAgctccgtcgtcgttgcTAGGGGTGTCGTGCCCTTCTCTCTGGGTACCGACACCGCTGGCAGCGGTCGCGTACCTGCTGGGTTGAACAACCTGGTTGGCTTAAAGCCAACGAGAGGAGCTCTGAGCACAACCAGAGTGCTGCCGGCCTGCCGCAGTCTTGACTGTGTCTCCATCTTCACACTTACagttgacgacgccgagacagtcttggccgcggccgagggtTTTGACCCGGAAGACTCATTCTCGAGAGCTCGTCCGGACACGCCTAGTACAGTTAAGGGCCATCGCATGGCTGTTTGTGACAACCCCCCGTGGTTCGGCAAGACGGAACAAGCTGCAGCCTATGCAAAGGCCCTGGAGAAAGCAGCGACCCTTGGGTGGACCCTTGAGCCAGTGGACTTCTCTCCGCTATTCCAGCTCGCCAGCCTGCTATATGAGGGCCCTTGGGTGGCTGAGCGTTACgcggccatcaaggattTCATCGAGGCACGCGAGAGCGAGATGGACCCCACGGTGCGAGAAATcatcctcaaggccaaggggTTCAACGCAGCCGATCTCTTTGCGTCCGAGTACCTCCGCCAGGACCTTACCCGTCAGATCCAAGACAGGTTCGGTGACTTTGATGCCATCCTCGTCCCCACCGCTCCCACCTTTCCTACcatcgaggacctcgcccgGGAACCTATCAAGGAGAACGCTTACCTCGGCACCTACACCAACTTTGTCAACTTTATGGACTGGACCGCCCTCTCGATTCCTGCTGGTTTCAGGTCGGATGGACTGCCGTTCGGCATCACGTTGATCTCGTCAACATGGGATGAGCCAAAGTTGCTCTCCATGGCCCGAGAATGGCTATCCACGGGTCCTCGGTTGCTAGGCGCAACCAGGATCGAGAGACTCGAAGCACGAAGCTCTGACGCTATCGCCGCGGGCGAGCCAAAGACGACTCGTCTTGTGGTGGTAGGTGCTCATCTGACGGGGTTCCCTTTGAACAAAGACCTGACGTCCCGTGGAGCAACACTAGAGATAGCCACGACAACCTCCCCAAACTACCGGTTTTATTCTCTCAACACCGGTGGCACAGTGAAGAAGCCGGGCTTGAAGCGCGTCCCGAGCGGCGGTAGCGCTATCCAGGTCGAAGTTTGGAGCCTGCCTACGACGCAGCTGGGCAGCTTCTTGAAGACAGTACCCTCACCCCTCGGCATTGGTTCTGTTGAGCTTGCGGACGGAAGCTGGGCCCTTGGTTTCATCTGCGAGCCCTACGGCCTAGACGGTGCCACCGACATCACCTCGTTCGGCGGCTGGCGCGCCTTTGTCAAATCTCTCATCCCTGATGTCCCTCCTGTTGGTACCACTTCGAAGGTCAGCGGCATCAGGTCTGTTCTCATTGCCAACCGCGGAGAAATCGCCGTTCGTATCATCAGGACATTGCATTCTTTGGGCTTGAAAGCCATCACGATTCACTCTTCTGCCGATGCTCGCTCGCCCCACGTCCGCAATGCCGACGTTTCACTTCCTCTCGAAGGCACATCCGTCTCGGAAACCTATCTCAACGGCGTGCAGATCATCGCTCTCGCGAAGAAAGCCGGTGCAGACGCCATAATCCCGGGCTATGGTTTCTTGGCCGAAAATGCCGATTTCGCCTCCGCAGTCGAGGCAGAGGGCCTGATCTGGGTCGGCCCGACCGCGGAGCAAATGAGACAACTCGGGTTGAAGCACCTCGCCCGCGACGTGGCCATTAGAGCAGGGGTCCCTGTTGTACCGGGCAGCAAGCATCTACTCAAGAGCGCTgaggaggccctcgacgaggccgagcgcATCCAGTATCCTGTGATGCTGAAAAGCACTGCTGGGGGTGGTGGGATTGGTCTCAAGCGCTGCGACGATGCTGCGTCTCTCGTCGAGGCATTCGAGAGTGTCCAGAGATTGGCACAGGCAAATTTTGGTGACGCCGGTGTCTTTGTGGAACATTTCATCGAGCATGCCCGTCACATCGAGGTCCAAATCATCGGCGACGGGTGCGGCAGGGTCACGTCGGCCGGCGAGCGGGACTGCTCGTTGCAAAGACGGAACCAAAAGGTCATCGAGGAGAGCCCGGCCATATTCGTGCCGCCAGATGTTCGAAGGAGGATGCGCAAAGCTGCTATCGACCTTGGCTCTGCTGTCAAATACCGTAATGTCGGCACCATCGAGTTCATCTACGACGTCGACACTTCCGAgttcttcttcctcgaggTCAATACCCGGCTGCAAGTTGAACACCCAGTCACGGAGTCCGTGACCGGTCTGGACTTGGTTGAGTGCATGATCCGTGTGGCGTCCGGCAACAGCAGGCATATCTTCGTCGACAAGCCGGACGGCTTCGAGGTGAAGGGAAGCTCCATTGAGGTGCGTGTCTACGCCGAGAGCCCGCTTCAGAACTTCCGTCCATCCCCTGGCCGTCTTTTGGACGTCTCTTTCCCAGAAGGCGTCCGTGTCGATACCTGGGTTGAGGCCGGTATGGAAATGTCATCCTCCTACGATCCGCTTGTGGCTAAGATCATTGCCACCGGCGAGGATCGGACGGCAGCGATTGCGAAGCTGGCCGATGCCTTACAGAAAACGGTCATCACGGGCGTCGAGACGAACCTGGAATACGCCCGTCACATAGTCGCGTCCGAGATGTTCAGATCCGGTACATTTATTACCACATCGCTCAACAGCTTTGCCTTTGATTCGTCCATCGTTGAAGTTGTTGACCCTGGCACCCTCACTGCTGTTCAAGACTTTCCGGGCCGCAAGGGGCTTTGGCACGTCGGCGTGCCACCATCTGGGCCCTTCGATGACTACTCATTCAGACTCGCCAACAGACTGGTCGGCAACGACTCTCGTGCCGCCGGGCTTGAGTGCACCATTCACGGGCCaagcctcctcttccactACGATGCTGTTGTTGCCGTGACGggcgccttcgccgaggTCAAGATCGACAACAAGCCCGCTCAGCCAAACACGCCCTTGACGATTCAGAGAGGACAAAAGATTTCGATCGGTGCGGCGACTTCTGGGTACCGGAGCTACCTCGCCGTTCGtggcggcatcgacgtccCGGAGATCTTTAACTCCCGCTCCACCTTTGCGCTGGGCAAAGTCGGTGGCCACAACGGACGAAACCTGAGATCCGGTGATCTCCTGCCGGTAGGGAGTATGGTCTCTACTGCACCCTCCGCTGATTCCGGGCCCGCCATCCCCCTCCCGTCCGACCCGGCCAATGCACACTGGTCCATCGGCGTCGTTCCCGGGCAGCACTCGGCACCTGAGCATTTCACAGAGGAGGGCTTTAGCACGCTTTTCGTCGACGAATGGACCGTCCACTACAACAGCAACCGTATCGGCATCCGTCTCGACGGCCCCAAGCCACAGTGGGCCCGGGAAACCGGCGGCGAAGCAGGCCTGCACCCGTCAAACATCCACGATAGCCCCTACTCCGTCGGCAGCGTCAGCTtcaccggcgacgaggccgtcatccTCACCTGTGATGGTCCCAGTCTCGGCGGGttcgtcgtcttctgcgTCGTGGCCTCGGCCGAAATGTGGAAACTCGGTCAACTCCGCCCAGGCGACAAGGTGAAGCTCCAGCCCATcaccgtcgacgatgcgctcTTCCTCGAGTCCGCCCTCGAGAAATCAATCGCTGAGCTCACACCCTTGGCGGTGGATGTGGCCCCCCTGGCCAACAGCCCGACCACACCAGACTCGAACCCGTTCCTCGGCGACATTGGCAGCGCCGGCCGCCGTATTAGCGTCCGCCAGGCCGGCGACAACGCCATGCTCCTCGAATTCGGTACCGAGGACGTCTTCTCCCTCCGTCAGAGTTTCCAGATCTTCTCCTTCATCGCCCGCCACAAGACACACCCCATCCCggacgtcctcgagctctcCCCCGGCGTCCGCACCCTACATGTGCAGTACACGCCCAAGACGCCACCCGCGACCGTCCTCTCCGCCCTCCGTGCGCACGAGACCTCTCTCGGCGAGGCAATcccctcgtccatctcctcccgCACGATCCACCTCCCTCTCGCCTTCGACGACTCCGtctcccgcgccgccgtggctCGTTACGTCGCCACCATCCGTGCCACGGCCCCTTGGCTCCCGAGCAACGTCGACTTCCTCCAGCGCCTTAACGCCCTCGACTCCCCCGCTGACGTCGAGCGCATCTTCCTCGACGCGACCttccttgtcctcggccttggcgacgtcttcctcggcTCCCCCTGCGCTGTGCCCCTGGACCCGCGCCACCGCCTGTTCGGGACGAAGTACAACCCATCGCGCTCCTTCACACCGCGCGGCGCGGTTGGCATCGGCGGACAGTACATGTGCATCTACGGCATGGACTCGCCCGGCGGGTACCAGCTGGTGGGGCGCACAGTACCCATCTGGGACGACGtcaccgcctcggccgtcgcgtCGCGGGGCGAATCCAAACCGTGGCTGTTCCGCCTCTTTGACAGGATCTCCTTCTACCCCGTCTCCGAAatggacctcgacgccgccatcgaccaGGGTCGGATGACGGATCTCGTCAAGATCGAGGAGGGcagcctcgacctcgaggcgTACGAGGCCTGGCTGGCGGCCAACAAGGCAGACATCGACGCCACCCGCGGCCTCCGCGCGGGGGCGATCCGCAGCGCGCCCTTCATGGAGGAGCTCCTCCAGCCGTACAACCCACCCGAGGCCgagcggcgcggcggcgcctttggcgaggcggaggacAGCACGCCGGGCGAGCGGATCAAGGCGCAGATGCCGGGCCGGTGCTGGAAGtgcgaggtcaaggccggggacgaggtcgacgtcggcgatgcgTTGGTGTGGATCGAGTCGAACAAGATGGAGATCAAAATTGGGAGTCCCATCAAGGGGAAGGTTGTCAAGATGCTGGTTGTGGAGGGTGACATTGTTGGGCCATACGATGATTTGCTCATTGTCGAGACGCAGTGA
- a CDS encoding Fungal specific transcription factor domain-containing protein: MDIDTTPASYGTPASASAGPGPEAMPAPSPSAHLPSFESHPSATAGQSIAAASAAAAAAAAAASTGSAQSRPCDICRQRKTRCVREEGRDKCVMCSFHGQPCTYLRGPLPRKRRKATDPPEHRPSTATNGSVSAPAGPPPAPVPLDPQEEITHPSPELLEALSPSLAGSEHAITFNQPSLLDGTLGLHLKTHSEYVGNTNYREPSLLDLHRPHDPAIRSVRRLDESTVFLIHRDRETSSEPQRIADLDAIEKVVHPLGSTLVNLYFRIVHPSFPVLHKKVFLEKYARSYHEFSPPLLAAVYLLALDWSLYDRTLATSSWQPDQAALEALALRTMSDDMKRPKISTLQAGLLIQQRFRNNTWTFTAQLTALAQGLGLHVDCSDWAIPDWEKGLRRRLAWALFMQDKWGALVHGRPSHIRLDEDWDVRPCCIEDFPENAADEEHDPEGSAEVVVGRELFLRHIELSLILSDVLGTFYTAKATRRGGTLDQIGTVGVAELAKPIVMMLREWYAKLPEALQLQETRLKKLSANGSLHLAYISIDLALHRSLVRNISSNAPPELRVAIRTGARARLAAASNIIANLQMEHIQSFWGFAASAQLAGIGSFAGLLWATSNDDAEAMYYADRVEEYLWSLRVRAQAAPFAREALRMLESDVSGLGAVRAAAEVKI, from the exons ATGGATATCGACACCACGCCGGCGTCCTACGGTACCCCCGCCTCCGCTTCAGCCGGCCCCGGTCCAGAGGCTATgccggcgccttcgccgtcTGCGCACCTCCCCTCATTTGAGTCACATCCCTCGGCGACCGCGGGACAATCAATAgcggcagcatcagcagcggcagctgcagcagctgcagcagcttctACAGGGTCCGCTCAGAGCCGTCCCTGCGACATATGTCGTCAGCGCAAGACTCGCTGTGTCCGCGAGGAGGGCCGCGACAAATGCGTCATGTGCTCTTTCCACGGCCAGCCGTGCACGTATCTTCGCGGGCCGCTCCCGCGCAAGCGACGGAAGGCTACCGATCCCCCGGAACACCGCCCGTCCACGGCTACCAATGGTTCCGTCTCAGCGCCCGCAGGTCCTCCACCCGCTCCCGTCCCGCTGGACCCTCAAGAAGAGATAAC acacccctcccccgagCTGCTAGAGGCGCTGTCACCGTCCCTCGCTGGCTCGGAGCACGCTATCACCTTCAACCAGCCCTCTCTCCTTGACGGCACTCTCGGTCTACACCTCAAGACCCATTCAGAGTACGTCGGCAACACCAACTACCGGGAACCCTCCCTACTGGACCTACACCGTCCGCATGACCCGGCCATCAggtccgtccgccgcctcgacgaaTCGACCGTCTTCCTGATCCACCGCGATCGAGAAACCTCCTCGGAGCCTCAAAGGATCGCCGATCTCGATGCCATAGAGAAGGTCGTCCACCCCCTCGGCTCGACCCTCGTGAACCTCTACTTCCGCATCGTCCACCCTAGCTTCCCCGTCCTCCACAAAAAGGTCTTCCTCGAAAAGTACGCCCGCTCCTACCATGAGTTCTCGCCGCCcctcctggccgccgtctACCTCCTGGCCCTTGACTGGTCCCTCTACGACCGCACCCTGGCTACCTCCTCATGGCAGCCCGACCAGGCCGCTCTCGAGGCCCTTGCCCTCCGCACCATGAGCGACGACATGAAGCGGCCCAAGATCTCAACGCTCCAGGCCGGTCTGCTCATTCAGCAGCGCTTCCGGAACAACACCTGGACCTTCACGGCGCAGCTCACGGCTCTGGCCCAGGGCCTTGGCCTCCACGTGGACTGTAGCGACTGGGCCATCCCGGACTGGGAAAAgggcctccgccgccgcctcgcctgGGCGCTCTTCATGCAGGACAAATGGGGTGCGCTCGTCCACGGCCGGCCGTCGCACATCCGCCTCGATGAGGACTGGGACGTTCGGCCGTGCTGcatcgaggacttccctgagaatgccgccgacgaggagcacgATCCGGAGGGCAGCGctgaggtcgtcgtcggtcgcGAGCTCTTCTTGCGGCACATCGAGCTGTCGCTCATTCTCAGCGATGTGCTCGGCACGTTTTACACGGCCAAGGCGACCCGTCGCGGCGGCACCCTCGATCAAATCGGCACCGTGGGtgtcgccgagctcgcgaAGCCCATCGTCATGATGCTACGGGAATGGTACGCCAAACTCCCAGAAGCCCTCCAGCTACAAGAAACGCGCCTCAAGAAGCTTTCAGCGAATG GCTCCCTCCACCTCGCCTATATCTCCATAGACCTGGCCCTCCACCGCTCCCTGGTCCGCAATATCTCCTCCAACGCACCGCCCGAGCTGCGCGTCGCCATCCGCACGggcgcccgcgcccgcctcGCTGCCGCCTCGAACATCATCGCCAATCTGCAGATGGAGCATATCCAGTCCTTCTGGGGcttcgccgcctcggcccagctCGCCGGCATCGGCTCATTCGCCGGCCTCTTATGGGCCAcctccaacgacgacgccgaagccaTGTACTACGCCGACCGCGTCGAGGAGTACCTGTGGAGCCTAAGGGTGCGCGCGCAGGCTGCGCCGTTCGCAAGGGAGGCGCTGAGGATGCTCGAGTCGGACGTCAGCGGGCTGGGCGCCGTAAGAGCCGCTGCTGAAGTGAAGATATGA
- a CDS encoding Transmembrane amino acid transporter, whose protein sequence is MAKAPNHGALRDDSHHPDASPGPSEEDRSLLADDPLTNDGPHSGNVVPGGDGGEYFVTKHATSLRSPGTPRTPNRVRFNPIPSIVEPPPPRPSMTARNGSARQSRDSFDIDDELFQHAPGPDDHDDHHRLPLLTDIEAPSIALANSPWGADAEDVHEWAEQERARPKSGLRMAFMNMANSIIGAGIIGQPYAFKQAGLLAGTILLVVLTVVVDWTICLIVINSKLSGSNSFQGTVEHCFGRTGLIAISVAQWAFAFGGMVAFGIIVGDSIPHVFLAIWPDLREMPVFGLLANRQVVIVIFVLGISYPLTLYRDIAKLAKASTLALISMGVIVTTVVVQGALTPKSERGSFSPALLTVNTGILEAIGVISFAFVCHHNSLLIYGSLRTPTIDRFSRVTHYSTGISMVACLLMALAGFLTFGDKTLGNVLNNFPSDNVMVTLARLCFGLNMLTTLPLEGFVCREVMFNYFFPGEPFNMNLHLIFSSALVVSAMVMSLLTCDVGIVFELVGATSACAMAYILPPLCYIKLTTRSWKTYVAAAIVVFGSLVMVISLIQAVGKIIRNDGGPAQCM, encoded by the exons ATGGCCAAGGCCCCAAATCATGGAGCCCTCCGAGACGACTCCCACCACCCGGACGCTTCTCCCGGTCCAAGCGAAGAGGACAGAAGTCTCCTTGCCGATGATCCCCTCACCAACGATGGGCCGCACAGCGGCAATGTTGTCCccggtggcgacggcggcgagtaCTTCGTGACGAAGCATGCGACATCCCTCCGCTCGCCAGGAACGCCGCGGACCCCGAACCGCGTCCGCTTCAACCCCATCCCCTCCATCGTcgaaccgccgccgccgcgcccctCCATGACTGCGAGAAACGGCTCCGCCCGCCAGAGCCGCGACAGcttcgacatcgacgacgagctcttCCAGCACGCCCCCGGCCCCGATGATCACGACGACCACCACCGCCTGCCCCTGCTGACCGACATCGAGGCCCCCTCCATCGCTCTCGCCAACAGTCCCTGGggagccgacgccgaggatgtACACGAGTGGGCCGAGCAGGAGCGCGCGCGTCCCAAGTCGGGTCTGCGAATGGCTTTCATGAATATGGCCAACTCTATCATTGGtgccggcatcatcggccAGCCATACGCGTTCAAGCAGGCCGGACTGCTGGCCGGCACCATCCTGCTCGTTGTcctcaccgtcgtcgtcgactggACCATTTGTctcatcgtcatcaacaGCAAGCTGTCCGGGAGCAACAGCTTCCAGGGCACTGTTGAGCACTGCTTTGGCAGGACGGGACTCATCGCCATCTCGGTCGCGCAATGGGCGTTTGCCTTTGGCGGCATGGTCGCATTCGGTATCATCGTTGGCGACTCAATACCCCACGTCTTTTTGGCCATTTGGCCCGATTTGAGGGAGATGCCAGTATTTGGCCTCTTGGCGAATCGCCAGGTCGTCATTGTCATTTTTGTCCTGGGCATCAGTTACCCGCTGACCTTATACCGGGATATTGCAAAG CTAGCGAAAGCAAGCACATTGGCCCTCATTAGCATGGGAGTCATTGTGACGACGGTCGTGGTTCAGGGAGCCCTGACTCCCAAGTCCGAACGCGGATCTTTCTCGCCTGCTCTTCTAACTGTGAACACCGGCATATTGGAAGCCATTGGCGTGATTTCATTCG CGTTCGTCTGCCATCACAACTCTCTCCTGATCTACGGCTCTCTCAGAACGCCCACGATAGACCGCTTCTCCCGCGTCACGCACTACTCTACAGGCATCTCCATGGTCGCCTGCCTTCTGATGGCACTGGCAGGATTCCTGACTTTCGGCGACAAGACACTCGGCAACGTCCTCAACAACTTCCCCTCGGACAACGTCATGGTTACCTTGGCCCGCCTGTGCTTCGGGCTCAACATGCTGACTACCCTACCTCTCGAGGGCTTCGTTTGCCGAGAGGTCATGTTCAACTACTTCTTCCCTGGCGAGCCATTCAACATGAACCTCCACCTCATATTCAGCTCCGCTCTCGTCGTTTCTGCCATGGTCATGAGTCTTCTCACTTGcgacgtcggcatcgtcttcgaGCTTGTCGGCGCCACGTCCGCGTGCGCGATGGCCTACATCCTCCCACCACTGTGTTACATCAAGCTGACGACTCGATCGTGGAAGACGTACGTCGCAGCCGCCATCGTTGTTTTTGGTAGCTTGGTTATGGTAATTAGTCTGATACAAGCGGTTGGTAAAATAATCAGAA ACGATGGCGGACCGGCGCAATGCATGTAA